AGGAAGAAGGCTGACTGGAGTCACGCTGGAGGTCCTTTAGATATCCTGAAGGCCTGTCAGGAGATCACAGCAGGGAAAGGTGGGTGTCTGTCCACTTCTAATCTTGCATACTCCTAACAAAGCCATAAAATCCTCTGTCAGTTGTCTCTGTAAACGTGACTCTTTGCATAttcacatttgttttaaatgttactTCTCGTTTTCAAAGTTGACCTATCCAGCTGGGAGCGGAAGATTAAGAGAGATGCCGTTGCTGAGCATCTGGATGGGGAGCAGCCGGATGAAGGAGCAGAGACGGTGTTGATGGAGCATCAAACTGACAGCGCTATGGAGATGAGCAGCCCATCCCATGAGCTGTACAAAGATGGGGTTCTCACACTAGGCTGCATAGGTATACATCTGAGTTTACACTGAGAAATAGAACCCTGTAGCCACATACAGTGAAAGTTTTGTGAGAGTTTTTTTGATTATTCCAAAACAAAATCTTGCAAAGAAAAGCAGTTTCTAAGAAACTCCTTAACTGGGATATTTTCTCAAGATCTTAAccagttttctttttcagtttttcagtctttctttcttttttctttttattttttttactttacaaagATAATTGCATCAAAATATGAAGTAGCTTTTTCTCCAATCCCCTGGACAACTTCAGGCTAACATCAGCAAACCAaattggggacatcatttgtcGATATTAAAGATTGATCTTAAACCTATCCCTTCTTTCCCCCGCAGGCTTTCCAAATGTTGGTAAGTCATCGGTTATAAACAGCCTGGTGGGGAGGAAGGTGGTGAGCGTGTCTCGAACCCCAGGCCACACCAAATACTTCCAGACTTACTACCTCACCCCGACAGTCAAACTCTGTGACTGCCCTGGACTGGTTTTCCCCTCCCTGGTCAATAAACAGTTGCAGGTACAGCTTCACTTTTGTGTactttgtgaacattttaaagagcGCACTCACACACCTTTGGGAAGATGGATTATTGATTTTATCTTTCaactgttaattttttttatacaatatgtatgccattttcaaaaagtttggACCTCTCTGGTTTttcttattgattttttttttttcttttatctgtgcctttttgttttattttctctagATTCTGGCAGGCATCTACCCAGTGTCTCAGCTGCAGGAGCCCTACAGCTCAGTTGGTTATCTGTGTGAAAGGACCCCTTTCCGCTCTGCGCTGAAGCTCACACATCCCAGTTTGATGGAGAACAAAGCCCATAATAGAAGCCAGGGGTCTGAAGAGCTCAACTGGACTGCCTGGGATGTGTGTGAAGGTAAGTTTGGGACACCCACCATTCTAATTTGTTGTCTCTTTTAAGAGTTTGGGAATCATATGTGCACAGTTACTCATCTACCTCACCACCACCTTCGTACATATGTACAAATATTAAGATGGCCAACTTCCCTTAATAGGCACCCAAGTCGTGGCCCATTATCGATAAAATATAAACCTCTTTAAAAGCCAATCCCCACTTTGAGCCAGTGATGTTTGAGGTGTGTTGGCTAATAGAAAAACAACATTGTGGCCGGGTTagttcagttggtagagcaggcgcacatatatagaagTTTACTCCTCGCAATAGCAGCcgcgggttcaactccgacctgcggccctttgctgcatgtcactccccttctctctcccctttcatgtcttcaactgtcctgtggaattaaaggcctaaaatgccacaaaaaataatcttaaagaaaaagaatatCACCATACTTTTCCTTTTAATTATAGCCAATACCATGATCTGGTATACTGTCACTAACACCTGCCatgtctctctcttccatctgtCTTTGCATTCTTTAGCATGGGCAGAGAGGAGAGGCTATAAGACAGCAAAAGCAGCTCGCAACGATGCTTACAGAGCAGCTAACAGTATCCTGCGGTTGGCAGTTGATGGCAGATTGTGCCTCTGTCTTAAACCACCTGGCTACAGCTGCCTGAAAGGTAAAAGAGGCTTTTCTATGACTCATCATTTCAGCTTCAAGTGTATTTAAAAAGGTTAAAACGGCAGGTGGGTGGAATTAATTGATTTCTTTGGATTATTTATGGTCTACAGAGCACTGGGAAAACCACCCAGACCTGCCGGAGATTATTGCACTGCAAGGAAGGACGACGGTGGATGAAGGAACAGGAGAGAGGGACGATGATGATGACGGAGAGTCCAGCACCGAgccagaggaagagagagaccgGGACGCAGACGATGATGAGGACGGagatgatgaagatgagggGTTTGGACATCCAATACGGAAGGAAGATAAGCCGTCTGGCTTTACTGTCAACATGTACAATGTCCTTCGGGAAAATGAGTGCGAGTGATAAAGACATGCAGACGGCCATAAGTTGTTTCTCTTCCCTGACTTCTCCCCGTTAACCCCTGTGCACttttcattccttttttttcctaaatctgcattccttctctctttttttctcatatCATTACCTTCTCTGTCCATTAACATGATCTATTCTAATGAATTCACCCCATTTCCTTCTCCCTATAATTTATAGAGTATATTCATGTATTCCTTGCTGTGCCTCTGCTCTGCTTGTTCATCCATGAAGATTGTTCTTTAGTGTTGCTTCTAGGAAtgggtttggtttggtttgattTGATCTTTTTGCGTGTAGTTCTTAGAAGCAAAAGTAAAATTAACTTCCCTCAGCCTGGAATAATCAACCAACTGGTTTTCCATCTCTTTATTGATAAGTGACTTCACAGCTGAGATGCCAAAGTTCAGGAAAAGATGATAAAACAAATCAGATGCACCGTCGATATGATGTCATTCCGTGGAGCAGCTATTTGGCTCTCAGAGCAGCTGGAGATTTAAGACCATGACTCCAAATCTTCTTTGTTGACCATAGTTTGTCACAACTTTGGTCAAAGGGTGTGGAGATAGGATTTGGAAGATATTGGACTATAAAAAGAGGaatgaataaaaccaacattTGACACAAACGGTTTTGCGGTTACCAGTACTACGGCTCTGTTAGAGGTTCACTTATTTGAACTTGGTTTTGATTTAGATAATATTGTATCGGAGCGTGATATTTTATATGGTGGGATTCTACAGAGTCAGcaggaaattaaaataaaaatgtttggaaTTGGGGGAGAAGAGTGTTTTTGAATCCTGTGTTGCTGGATGAGGCTGTTTCAGGAACTTAACTTGTAGTGTTTTAACTACTAGAAAAATGATCCTTTAGATGCTGCTGGAGATCTACAGTATTTAGTGTAGGGTTTTGACTACACTCATTTAGCAAGTTTATATGCTAATGGAAGTGCAGTGGGTTTGAGCCAACAGAGACTGCTTAACAATCAGTTACAGGTatagttttacattttgggaaatctgCTTCCTtcctgagagttagatgagaagattgatgccaCTCTTGTATCTGAGAATCGTATGGATCTTATCACCTAACTCTGCATGAAAGTGAATAAGCGTATTTACCgctaactattcctttaaccacacagaaagagagactggCCATCTTAGCTTCCTATCTGTCCATCATTATAAATAACATTACACACTTCATCTGTGTTCTTTCATGAACTATAACTTTGACGCAGTTCTCAATTTCAAGGTCCGATATTTTAATGCTGTTAAGACATCTGCTGCAGGCGATTCTAAAGTGTTTGGTAATGCCATGTTTTTAGCAAATTTTATGTTGAAATTAGAAATTTTTGCTGTTTGaccggtctctctctctctctctctctctctctctctctctctctctctctctctctctctctctctcacacacacttactttaCTGTGTGATGGCCCCGCTACAATCCTGAGTGCTGTATTATTGTGTGCTGTCGTACCTCATTTATTTGTTCACTGGGGAACTCTACAGCACAGTGCTGTGTTACTGTGTAATGCATCACACTGCAGCCACATGCAGTCATGTCTACCATTGGTACAATGTAAAGCAGTTACTCAACACTACCATACTGTTAGAAACAAAACAGACTTTTAGTTGTGTTGATGtgaatttttgttttcttttgaaaataTTCAAACTGACAGCGTCTGGAGAGTGTGGGGTTTAGACTTGAGTTGTGTTCAGGCTGCATTCCTCATTTCAATCCTATGCTCAATGATGACTGGACTGCTTTctgcaataaaagaaaataatccTCTAAACCATATATGTGTCCATGACtgcttttgtattttatttaaagacATCTTTAAGATATTTACTTGTAACGTGTGAGATAATGTTGAAAGAAATATGTTGTCATGTCGGAAAGATCTTTCAATGATGAACCCTCTGTGACttcttgttttaataaaaaataaaacatacccTCCATGCCAACTCCTACTCATTTCAAATGCATATAATTAAACTGAGAACAGATGATGTGTGAACttttcctttaaatgttttgaCAACATTTTAGAGATTTGTGATCAAAGAGGACATCTTGGACATAATCAGACTAATTACACTTTGTACACTGCCTGAATGCCAAATAGACCGttctaaatgtattttcatggaGATGTTTGTGGTTAGAGTTGTCTTGTAATTATTTAGGGACCTTCTTTTTactaaagacagatatttacttCTATGAGATCTGCTGATAGTGGTGTACCAACATACTCAGATCTAATTAAAGTCCTCCGAAACTACTTAATCGGTAAATGTCAGATGAAGCAGATAACATGAAATGAAGTAAGATGCACCCGACCACAAATCATTAAGGAATAATTTAAGTAATTAGCAATCTTGAGCTCTCATGGTATAACCATTTGTAAATGGGTCTTTCATTACATGTAAAACTATATGATGTGCTACATATCTATGAGTTATGGAAGCACAGTATTATGAGCTATGTGCTTTTTGCTAAATGCATTATGGGAAAGACTCCAATCTAACCTGCGTGGGAGATATAGAAAATGGATGGATGCACAGTCCAATATTAAAACTTATTAGCTTCTGCAATGCCAGTGTCTGTGGTGTAACAAAGTCCATTTActgaagtactgtacttaagtgcaATTTTGacgtacttgtactttaccttAGTATTGCTATTTATACTACTTTATAGCTTCAGTTAGTAGTTACTTTGTAGATTCACATTATTTATACAAGTAGCctataaatcaactaataaattaTGAGCTATTTTTATTAGGGATTTCACGATTCGATTttaattttacctttttttcagCAGTGACAGCAATGCCTAAGATCCCCTAGATGGTAGAACGGGACTATACAACAACAGTTTCTCAGAGTTTACGAGGTGcacctgaatgcaccatgaaGGAGCCAACTCCATACATTACCTCCTCGTTGGTTTAGCTACATAGCTAAGTCAggaaggcaaaatgttgccacacaccagtgacttcagggaagcaggaggattttccagttctgttgtttctccATCATCACCAACTCCTgcagtggccatggtgtctgCGGAAAAGTGCAGATGCAAGCTActggtaagctaacgttacgctGCGTCTTATGTTACTAGTAAGCTAGCTGTCGTGTGTTATTGCTTTTGATTTTAATGATCAAAATTGAAAGCTCAGCTGATTGACTTTCTATTTAGAATCAAAATCGTGACCGTA
The DNA window shown above is from Perca fluviatilis chromosome 7, GENO_Pfluv_1.0, whole genome shotgun sequence and carries:
- the gnl1 gene encoding guanine nucleotide-binding protein-like 1, translating into MPRKKPFSNKQKKKQLQVKREKKRGDTGSGPSSRNASVERGGERQSDTSDSETTDVRRINQQPFGREGRYDPNRFRLHFEKESKEEVEKRKKLAREKVLQPVSDKELEINISDIFPSEKGLGFPLRPPWSYEMTRENLLRKEEKMFRDYLDDMHSRNPTGSLSHFEHNLETWRQLWRVLEMSDVILLIVDIRHPVLQFPPALYHYITGDIQKQVILVLNKADLCPPPMVIAWKHYMTSQFPHLQIVCFTSHPGQPYSTVLQKKRMRKKADWSHAGGPLDILKACQEITAGKVDLSSWERKIKRDAVAEHLDGEQPDEGAETVLMEHQTDSAMEMSSPSHELYKDGVLTLGCIGFPNVGKSSVINSLVGRKVVSVSRTPGHTKYFQTYYLTPTVKLCDCPGLVFPSLVNKQLQILAGIYPVSQLQEPYSSVGYLCERTPFRSALKLTHPSLMENKAHNRSQGSEELNWTAWDVCEAWAERRGYKTAKAARNDAYRAANSILRLAVDGRLCLCLKPPGYSCLKEHWENHPDLPEIIALQGRTTVDEGTGERDDDDDGESSTEPEEERDRDADDDEDGDDEDEGFGHPIRKEDKPSGFTVNMYNVLRENECE